The genomic stretch AAGGCTTGACTTTCAACCACTCTGCGAATTTAGTGAGAGCTTGATACCTGTGAGATAACTTGTTCTTCTCATCCTCTCCCATCTCCCCAAATGTCCTGCCGTTCACCTCAAATACAGGGTCGTATCCAAAACCAGCATTTCCACGGATATCTTCAGATATTCTTCCGGCCACTTCCCCTGAAAAAACCAGCGCTTTCTCCCCAGGGCGGCAGTAACCTATCGCGCATCTGAAGACGGCCTTCCTGTTCACCTCATCTTCCATCAGTTTAAGTATTCTCCTATTTCCGAGAGTATCAAGAACATAAGCAGAATACGGGCCGGGGAATCCCTCAAGCGCCTCTATGAACAATCCCGAATCATCAACCATGACCTCATGGTTCAGTTTATTCGAAGCCCACTCTGCCCCGAACCGTGCTATACCTTCAAGCTCTTCCTCCTGCAGTTCAGGATAGCCGCAGTTGTTTTGCTCGATCGTTATGCCAAGAGGTAACAAGATCTCATTTGCTTCCCTGACCTTATGGGGATTACCAGTTACGAAAATGATCTTTCTCATGATAATTTCCGTTTTTTCCGCTCCAATGTCCTTTTCATAAATTCCCTGTATCCGGGGCTGTACTTCATGAGGATCAGGATTATCGGATAACGGAGGAACAGGACAAACGAAGCTATTCCGATGGAAAAACCTATGATAAGAGCAATTTTTGACCCGAAAGGAAGACTGTTGAAATCGATCATGAATGATTATTTTTCGCGATCAAGGCCAAATTCCTTATGAAGAACCTGGACCGCTTTTTTAGCGCCTTCTTCGCTCACGACGAATGAGATATTGTGCTGGGATGAGCCCTGGCTTATCATTATCACATTGACAGCGGCTTTCCCCAGCGCCCCGAAAACCCGCCCTGCAACACCAGGAGTATTTGCCATGCCAGCGCCCACAACTGCCACAACAGAGATGTTCCTGTCGTGGGTCACTTCTTTAATTGTCCCGTTCTTGAATTCAGATTTTATCGATTTGACGGCTTTATCGAGATGGTTTTCATCCACGACAAGGGAAATATTCGCCTCCGAAGAACCCTGGCTTATCATTATGATATTTACACCGGCGTTCGCCAGAGTAGTGAACACACGGGCTGCCACACCGATCGTCCCAACCATCCCGGCTCCTGATATGTTGATGAGCGCAACGTTCTTTATCACGGTAACGGCTTTTACGATATCCTTGCTCGGCTTCAGGTCTTTCACAACAATGGTTCCCGGTGATTCGGGATCGAATGTGTTCTTAACTCTTACCGGTATACCGTGCTTTATTGCAGGTTCAATCGCTCTTGGATGCAGTACTTTTGCACCGAAATAGGAAAGCTCCATTGCCTCTATATATGAAATAACCGGTATTGTCCTTGCTTCAGGAACGATCTTTGGGTCGGTCGTGAGAATACCATGCACTTCCTTCCATAGCCATATCTCGTCAGCTTTAAGAGCGGCCCCGATTATGGATGC from Candidatus Methanoperedens sp. encodes the following:
- a CDS encoding aspartate kinase codes for the protein MRLVMKFGGTSVGDGPRMKHVAELVKGYKDNGNEIVLVTSALSGVTDSLLKSAKEASETGKTSVVKEFIADLTKQHHQAAHDAINTNGIVEKVTQEIDSRIEELEKALIGICYLGELTVRSIDYISSYGERLAAPILCGSLNSIGVRSRSFTGGEAGIITTDEYGNAKPLEKTYSLVRERIEPLLSDNIPVITGFIGENEAGIITTLGRGGSDFSASIIGAALKADEIWLWKEVHGILTTDPKIVPEARTIPVISYIEAMELSYFGAKVLHPRAIEPAIKHGIPVRVKNTFDPESPGTIVVKDLKPSKDIVKAVTVIKNVALINISGAGMVGTIGVAARVFTTLANAGVNIIMISQGSSEANISLVVDENHLDKAVKSIKSEFKNGTIKEVTHDRNISVVAVVGAGMANTPGVAGRVFGALGKAAVNVIMISQGSSQHNISFVVSEEGAKKAVQVLHKEFGLDREK
- a CDS encoding XTP/dITP diphosphatase — its product is MRKIIFVTGNPHKVREANEILLPLGITIEQNNCGYPELQEEELEGIARFGAEWASNKLNHEVMVDDSGLFIEALEGFPGPYSAYVLDTLGNRRILKLMEDEVNRKAVFRCAIGYCRPGEKALVFSGEVAGRISEDIRGNAGFGYDPVFEVNGRTFGEMGEDEKNKLSHRYQALTKFAEWLKVKP